One genomic region from Deinococcus fonticola encodes:
- a CDS encoding ImmA/IrrE family metallo-endopeptidase produces the protein MKALAAGYARNVPGLDAHSLMLGLEGIGLEFMPMGDRDGAYDPEHKVILINSKVRPERQRFTLAHEISHALLLGDDDLLSDIHDVFEGERLEQVIETLCNVGAAAILMPEELVRDMIARFGETGRALAELSKRADVSASTALYTLAEYTQGPVLYAVCAVAKQEDDEGIPRPVLSVRVSGAAPSVKYTLRPGTPIPDDHPVALALDTGFQMETDSYVPFPSGRKMPAHVVAYPNKYRVINVSFALQKGEIQGEMPKDDPDK, from the coding sequence ATGAAGGCCCTGGCCGCCGGGTATGCCCGCAACGTGCCGGGCCTGGACGCGCACAGCCTGATGCTGGGCCTGGAAGGCATCGGCCTGGAATTTATGCCGATGGGTGACCGCGACGGTGCTTACGACCCGGAACACAAGGTCATCCTGATCAACAGTAAAGTCCGCCCGGAACGGCAACGCTTCACACTGGCGCACGAGATCAGCCACGCGCTGCTGCTGGGCGACGACGACCTGCTCAGCGACATTCATGACGTGTTCGAGGGCGAACGGTTGGAACAGGTCATCGAGACGCTGTGCAACGTGGGCGCGGCGGCCATCCTGATGCCGGAGGAACTGGTGCGTGACATGATCGCCCGCTTCGGCGAGACGGGTCGGGCTCTGGCGGAACTGTCGAAACGGGCGGACGTGAGCGCCTCCACCGCCCTGTATACCCTCGCGGAGTACACCCAGGGGCCGGTGCTGTACGCCGTGTGCGCCGTCGCCAAGCAGGAGGACGACGAGGGCATTCCACGCCCGGTGCTGTCCGTGCGCGTCAGTGGGGCTGCCCCCAGCGTCAAGTACACGCTGCGGCCGGGAACGCCCATTCCTGACGACCACCCCGTCGCGCTGGCGCTGGACACCGGGTTTCAGATGGAGACGGACAGTTACGTGCCGTTCCCATCGGGCCGCAAGATGCCCGCGCATGTCGTGGCCTACCCCAACAAGTACCGCGTGATCAACGTCAGTTTTGCCCTTCAGAAAGGCGAGATTCAGGGCGAAATGCCGAAGGATGACCCGGACAAGTGA
- the folP gene encoding dihydropteroate synthase — MRTHRLTFHFPVPGALKTPLGWEVAWTGCRVMGILNATPDSFSDGGKHYALHHALEAAKNMERVGVFMLDIGGESTRPGAEPVDASTELDRVRPVIHALKDARILLSVDTMKPEVAAEALKAGAHLINDVTGLRNPEMVRVCADAGAAACIMHMQGEPRTMQQNPVYTDVVAEVHSYLRGQAARARADGVPSVLLDPGIGFGKTREHNLALLRAVRALAQGDAPVLIAASRKRLIDYLADVPDAADRDPGSLAIHLHAARQGAALVRAHAAGEHVQALRVQAALMAES, encoded by the coding sequence GTGAGAACGCACCGCCTCACCTTCCATTTTCCCGTGCCGGGGGCGCTGAAAACCCCCCTGGGCTGGGAAGTGGCGTGGACAGGTTGCCGGGTCATGGGCATCCTGAACGCCACCCCCGACAGTTTCAGCGACGGCGGCAAACACTATGCCCTGCACCACGCCCTTGAGGCTGCGAAGAACATGGAGAGGGTCGGGGTATTCATGCTCGACATCGGCGGCGAGAGCACCCGCCCCGGCGCGGAACCTGTGGACGCCAGCACGGAGCTCGACCGCGTTCGGCCCGTCATTCACGCCCTGAAGGACGCCAGAATTCTGCTCAGCGTGGACACCATGAAACCCGAGGTGGCCGCCGAAGCCCTGAAAGCCGGAGCGCACCTCATCAACGACGTGACGGGCCTGCGAAACCCCGAAATGGTGCGCGTATGCGCCGACGCAGGTGCGGCCGCGTGCATCATGCATATGCAGGGCGAACCCCGCACCATGCAGCAAAACCCCGTGTATACCGACGTGGTCGCCGAGGTTCACAGCTATCTGCGCGGGCAGGCCGCGCGGGCCAGGGCAGACGGCGTGCCTTCTGTCCTGCTGGATCCCGGTATCGGCTTCGGAAAAACCAGAGAACACAACCTGGCCCTGCTGCGCGCTGTTCGTGCCCTGGCGCAGGGAGACGCCCCTGTGCTGATCGCCGCCAGCCGCAAACGCCTGATCGACTATCTCGCCGATGTCCCTGACGCCGCCGACCGCGACCCTGGCAGCCTCGCCATTCACCTGCACGCTGCCCGTCAAGGCGCGGCCCTCGTGCGTGCCCACGCTGCCGGGGAACACGTGCAGGCGCTGAGGGTACAGGCGGCGCTGATGGCCGAAAGCTGA
- the folB gene encoding dihydroneopterin aldolase yields MSRVVLEGLEFHARHGVFETEAVLGSRFIVDAELAYDFAGLPDDLAAAVNYAAVYEVIRQEVTENRVQLIEVLTDRIARRVLREQPKLKRVTVRVHKPFAPIPGVFRDVFAELTLEQA; encoded by the coding sequence ATGAGTCGCGTTGTGCTTGAAGGACTGGAATTTCACGCCCGGCATGGCGTCTTCGAGACGGAAGCTGTTCTGGGTAGCCGTTTCATCGTGGATGCGGAGCTTGCTTACGATTTCGCGGGCTTGCCGGATGACCTGGCGGCGGCGGTGAATTACGCGGCGGTGTATGAGGTGATTCGTCAGGAAGTCACGGAGAACCGCGTGCAACTGATTGAGGTGCTGACAGACCGCATTGCCCGCCGGGTGCTGCGCGAGCAACCCAAACTGAAGCGGGTGACGGTACGTGTGCATAAGCCCTTCGCGCCCATTCCCGGCGTGTTCAGGGACGTGTTTGCGGAATTGACGCTGGAGCAGGCTTGA